CCGTTCTGCCACTCGACGATCGGGAGCTCGCCTTGATGCCGGATCGAGCTCACGAGGCGGCGGCCGCCGCCTTTGTCGAAGCAGATGACGCGGTCGTCGGAGGCGCGGCAGAACGGGGCGTAGCGCGTGGCCTCGTTGACGCCGTCGAGGATCAGTTTGTCGGCCTCGGCTTCCATCTCGCTCGTGAGGAGGAAGACGTCGGGCTCGCCGATCGCGCTCGCGACGCGCATCGTCGCGACGTAGCTGGGGGGCAGCTCGGTCCCGAGGAGCTGCGACTGCGCCGCGAGCTCCTTCATCGGGAGGGGATCGCCGAGGCGGTCTTTGTAGCCGCTCTTCACGAGCACGGTCTTGATGCGTTCGAGCGCGGCGAGCGCGAGGCGCGTCGGGTCGACGTTGCTGCGCGGCCTCGAGCCGCGCGTGACGCTCTTCTTCTTCGGCGTCTTCCTCACCGGCTCTCGCCAGCGTACCAGGTCTCGTCAGCGTGAGCGCGATCGCGATCGTGACCGCGAGAAGTCCCAGGCGCAGCAGAGGACGCCGGCGGTGGCGGGGATGCGGAGGAGCAGGCCCGCGCCGAGGAGCGGGTAGCCCGCGTCGCTCGGCAGCTTCTGGTAGCCGCCCTCGAAGTACGCGCCGAGCGCGAACGTGCCGAACGCGACGCCCCAGTAGTAGCTGGGACCCGACGAGGTCGACTCGAGCGGATCGCCCTCGGTGCCGTTGAAGAGCTCGATCGACGCGCGGAGCATCCCGCTCGCGGCGAAGTCGGCGCCGGGACGGAAGTAATACTCCGCGCGCGGTCCGGCGAACGCGCGCCAGAAGCGGCCGCCCGCGATGCGAGGGCCGCCTTCGAGGTAGAGGCCGTGGACGGGGAGGCGGCCGAGCCCGTAGTCCTTGCTCGTCTGCACGTAGCCTCCGCCGACGTCGAGCGGGAAGTCCTTGCTCGGGACGAGGCTCGCGACGTGCGTGCCGACGGAGAAGCGGTAACCGTGATCGCCGCCCAGCCGCGCGGCGTAGCCGACGTCGCCCTTGAGCGGGGGCGTCATGAAGGGCAGGCAGCCGCTCCCGGCGGCGACGACGAAGAACGCGACGAGCGCCCTCCGGATCACTGCTCGACTTTGAGGATCGCGAGGAAGGCCTTCTGCGGGATCTCGACGTTGCCGACCTGCTTCATCCGCTTCTTCCCCTCTTTTTGCTTCTCGAGCAGCTTCCGCTTGCGGCTGATGTCGCCGCCGTAGCACTTCGCGGTGACGTCCTTCCGCAGCGCGCGGACGGTCTCGCGGGCGATGATCTTGCCGCCGATCGCGGCCTGGATCGCGACCTCGTACTGCTGCTGCGGCACGAACTCCTTGAGCTTCTCGGCGAGCCCGCGGCCGCGGTTGTAGGCGCGATCTTTGTGGACGATGATCGAGAGCGCGTCGAGCGGGTCGCCGTTGACGAGCATGTCGACCTTCACGAGGTTGCCGACGCGGTAGTCGATGAACTCGTAATCCATCGAGGCGTAGCCGCGGGACACGCTCTTCAGCTTGTCGTGGAAGTCGAAGAGGACCTCGGCGAAGGGGACCTCGTAGACGATGATGTAGCGGTCGGCGCTGGGGCAGGTCATGTTGACCTGCGTGCCGCGCTTCTCCTGACACAGCGTGATCGCGGCGCCGACGTACTCCTGCGGGACGTGGATGGTGAGCTTGACGTAGGGCTCCTCCATCCGGTCGATGAGCTGCGGGGCGGGGAGCTTGGTCGGGTTGTCGACCGTGACCCTCTCTCCGTCGGTCTTGAACACGTGGTAGACGACGGACGGCGCGCTCGTGATGAGGTCGAGGTTGAACTCGCGGTCGAGGCGCTCCTGGATGATCTCCATGTGGAGGAGCCCCAGGAAGCCGCAGCGGTACCCGAACCCGAGCGCCTCGGAGGAGTCGGGCTCGAAGTTGAACGCGGCGTCGTTCAGGTGGAGCTTCTCGAGCGCGTCGCGGAGGGCGGAGTAGTCGGAGGCGTCGGTCGGGAACACGCCGGCGAAGACCATCGGCTTCACCTCTTTGAAGCCGGGGAGCGCGTCGGTCGCCTCGCGCGAGGTCTGGCCGTGCGGATGCGTAATGGTGTCGCCGACCTTCGTGTCGTGGACGGACTTGATGTTGGCGGCGAGGAACCCGACCTCGCCGGGACCGACCTCGTCGAGCGCGGTCGAGAAGGGCGTGAAGGTGCCGAGCTCGGTCACCTCGTACTGGCCCTTGGTCGACATGAACTTCACGACGTCGCCGCGCTTGATGCTGCCGTCGACGACGCGGAACATGACCATCGCGCCGCGGTACGAGTCGTACCAGGAGTCGAAGATGAGGGCGCGGAGCGGGGCGTCGGGGTTCCCCTTCGGCGGCGGGCACTTCTCGACGATCTGCTCGAGGATCTCGGGGACGCCGACCCCGGTCTTGCCGCTGCAGGGCACGGCGTCGGAGGTGTCGAGCCCGATGATCTGCTCGATCTCCTGCTTGGTCTTGTCGAGATCGCTCGAGGGGAGGTCGACCTTGTTGAGGACGGGGATGACCTCGAGGCCCTGGTCGATGGCGAGGTACACGTTGGCGAGGGTCTGCGCCTCGACGCCCTGCGTCGAATCGACGACGAGGATGGCGCCTTCGCACGCCGAGAGCGAGCGGGAGACCTCGTAGTTGAAGTCGACGTGGCCGGGGGTGTCGATCAGGTTGAGCTGGTAGGTCTCGCCGTCCTTGGCCTTGAATTTGAGGCGGACGTTCTGGGCTTTGACGGTGATGCCGCGCTCACGCTCGATGTCGAGCTTGTCGAGGAACTGTTCCCGCGCCTCGCGCTGCGTGAGGGCCCCCGTCACCTCGAGGATGCGATCGGCGAGCGTCGACTTCCCATGGTCGATGTGCGCGATGATCGAGAAGTTTCGAATCTTGGACTGAGGCGTCGTCGGCACGGCGCGCTACTCATATCATCTTCTCAACGTCGGGGCTTCGCCCCGACACCCCACCCCAGACACGGCCCTCGCGCTGCGCGCGAGGGTCGCTTCGCGACCGCTTGCGCGGCCGCTTCTGGGGCCCCGTTTCATGGCGGCCTCGTGCCCTCTGCGGGTGCTTCCGTATCGTCCGTCACTCAATCGCGCCCATCTCGCGCGCGGCTGGCCCCGGCGAGCCCGCGACTCTTCACTCAACGCCTGCATCGCAGGCATATCCCGCGTGGGTGCCTGCGGTCCTTCACTCAACGCGCTCTCCCATCACCGCACGCAGGCATCGCCGCGTGGGGCCCATGGAGCCCGGCCCTTCACTCAACGCGCCCCTTGCATCTCCCGCGCGGGTGCTCGAAGGAAGCCGCTGAAGGGCGACATGCTTAGCCCGTGGTGGCTCGATGTGCCTTGCATCTCCCGCGCGGTGCCCGAAGGAAAGCCCGCGGCCCGTCACTCAACGCCTCCCCCGCCTACACTCTCGCCGAGGTCTTCTTGCCAGCGGCGGCGATGGCGTGCGCGGTCTTCTACTTCTTGCCGGCGGCGGCGATGGGCGGGGGCGCGTCGGAGTGGAGCGCGTCGCGCTCGCGGACGTCGGGGGGGCGCGGTGAGTCGCTCTCCGGTGTCTCGACGAGGGAGAGCTGGCCGGGAAGGAGGTGCGCGTAGTGACGCAGAACGAGATCGATGCCCTCACGGATGTAGACGGCGACAGGCACCTTCGTACGATCGTGCAGGAGCTTCAGCTTGTCGGCCTGCTCCGGCGTCACGTAGATGGTGGTCGAGATCTTCTTCCGCATGGTCCGCGTTTTTCGTCTGTTGTTTCCGCGTCTTTGAGAGGTCTAACGCACGGGTCGCTCGGCCACTAGCTCCTTGAGTTGGGGCCGCGCGCACCCATCCGCATGGATATACACTACGTGAACATACGTGACGGTCAAGGGCGACCGTGAACCTGTGGAGAACCTTTGGAAGAAGCACGTTTGTGCACAATGTAAGCATAGTAATTTCCACTAATTAGCGGTGTGTAGGGGAAGGGGCGGCGGTGCGGCACGGTGCGGCTTGCGGACCAGCTGAGGCGGGGTCTATCGTGACGCGGATGCGCGGTGTCGTCCTCGGCGTTCTCGGAGCCGCGTCACTGGCCGTCGCGGCCTCCGTCGGGTTCGGGTGCGGGGGAGAGAGCTCGGCGACCGCGAACGCGAAGCTGCCGGAGGGGGTCCGTTCGCAGTCCATCGAGCACGAGGCGTGCTCGGAGAGCGGTCATCGCGTCGAGCAAGTCGACGTGAACAACGACGGGCGCCCCGACATCAAGCGCGTCTACGAGGGCAACCACGAGGTGTGTCGCATCAGCGACCTCAATCGCGACGGCAAGCCGGACATGTTCGAGTACTACGACACGGCCGGGAACCTCCGTCGGCGCGAGGCCGACTACGACGACAACGGGATCGTCAACTCGATCGAGATCTACGAGAACGGGAAGATCGTGCGCGCCGAGCTCGATGCGACGAGCCAGGGCCGGATCGACACGTGGGACACGTTCGACGCGAGTGGAAAACGCACGAAGCGCGAGCGCGACACGAACGGCGACGGGCGCGTCGACCAGTGGTGGACCTACGAGGGCGACAAGGTGACGATCGCCTCCGACAAGAACGGCGACGGAAAGCCCGATCCCGACTCCATCGTCACGCTCGGCGGGTCGGGCGGGGGAGGCAGCGCGGCCGCCGCACCGGCCGACGCGGGGCTGCCGCCGCCCCCGGCGCCTCCGTCGGCGCCCGGGTCCGAGCCCGAGCCGCCGTCGCCGTCCCCTGCGGCGGTGCCGGACGCAGGTCCCCCGAGGCGCGGAGGCGCGCAGCGATGAACGGGCGGAGCGTCTTCTGGCTCGGTGTCTTCGTGTCGCTCGGCACCGCCGGTGCGATGGCGTGCGGCGGCGACAAGGCGCCCACCGCCGCGAAGACGCCGACCGCCCCCGGCGGCTCGAAGGACCCTTCGAAGTGGCCGGCCGACGACCGGTCGATGTGCGACTGGCGCAACAAGCCCGAGCTCGAGGTATCGGAGACCGTCGGCCCCGGCGCGCTGAAGCCGAACGTCCGCCGCGTCTACAAGATCTTCGGCGAGGGCGAGAACCGACACAAGACGCTCGCGTGCCGCGAGATCGACACGAACCTCGACGGCATCAAGGACGTGGTCCGCACCTTCAACAACAAGGGCGAGGCCCTCCACGAGGAGGCCGATCGCGACTACGACGGTCGCATCGACGTGTGGCTCAACTTCGTCGACGGCCGCCTCGCCCAGGAGGACGTGGACACGAACCACGACGGCAAGCCCGACGTCTGGAAGTTCTACGTGAACGGCCAGCTCCAGCGCATCCGCCGCGACCGTAACGGCGACGGCAAGCCCGACATCTGGGAGATGTACTCGAAGGGCCGCCTCGAGCGCATCGGCACGGACGAGACGTTCGACGGCCACGTCGACCGCTGGGACCGCGACGAGCAGCTGAAGTACGAGGCCGACACCGCGGAGAGGAAGGCGCGCGAGCAGACGGAAGACGCGGGCGTGCAGACCCAGTCCGCGCCGACGATCGGCCCGCAGGACGCCGGCGCTCCCGCGGACGCGGGCGCGAAGAAGGGCGCCACGGCGAAGTAGCGAGTCGGCGCCTCGAACCAAGCGCTGCGCGTCCGTGCTAGGACCCGCCCGACGGTATTCGCCATGGAACGTATCCAGAAGATCCTCGCTCACGGCGGTGTCGCATCGCGTCGCGCGGCCGAGCAGCTCATCCTCGAAGGCCGCGTCCGCGTGAACGGCAAGGTCGTCACGGAGCTCGGCGCGAAGGCCGACGCGCGGCGTGACCGCGTCGAGGTCGACGGCAAGCGTGTGGTCGCGGAGGAGCTGGTCTACGTCGTGCTCCACAAGCCGCGCGGCGTGGTGGCGACGATGCATGATCCGGAGGGTCGTCCCACGGTGCAGGAGCTGCTCAAGAGCATCCCTGGTCGAGTGTATCCGGTCGGCCGGCTGGACTTCGCGACGAGCGGCGTGCTCCTCGCGACGAACGACGGTGAGCTCGCGGACGGCCTCCTCCATCCGCGGAAGGCGGTCCCGAAGACGTACGTGCTCAAGGTGAAGGGCTTGATGAAGCCGGACGACATCGAGCGCTGGC
This sequence is a window from Labilithrix sp.. Protein-coding genes within it:
- the lepA gene encoding translation elongation factor 4; translated protein: MPTTPQSKIRNFSIIAHIDHGKSTLADRILEVTGALTQREAREQFLDKLDIERERGITVKAQNVRLKFKAKDGETYQLNLIDTPGHVDFNYEVSRSLSACEGAILVVDSTQGVEAQTLANVYLAIDQGLEVIPVLNKVDLPSSDLDKTKQEIEQIIGLDTSDAVPCSGKTGVGVPEILEQIVEKCPPPKGNPDAPLRALIFDSWYDSYRGAMVMFRVVDGSIKRGDVVKFMSTKGQYEVTELGTFTPFSTALDEVGPGEVGFLAANIKSVHDTKVGDTITHPHGQTSREATDALPGFKEVKPMVFAGVFPTDASDYSALRDALEKLHLNDAAFNFEPDSSEALGFGYRCGFLGLLHMEIIQERLDREFNLDLITSAPSVVYHVFKTDGERVTVDNPTKLPAPQLIDRMEEPYVKLTIHVPQEYVGAAITLCQEKRGTQVNMTCPSADRYIIVYEVPFAEVLFDFHDKLKSVSRGYASMDYEFIDYRVGNLVKVDMLVNGDPLDALSIIVHKDRAYNRGRGLAEKLKEFVPQQQYEVAIQAAIGGKIIARETVRALRKDVTAKCYGGDISRKRKLLEKQKEGKKRMKQVGNVEIPQKAFLAILKVEQ
- a CDS encoding ribbon-helix-helix domain-containing protein is translated as MRKKISTTIYVTPEQADKLKLLHDRTKVPVAVYIREGIDLVLRHYAHLLPGQLSLVETPESDSPRPPDVRERDALHSDAPPPIAAAGKK